A part of Corynebacterium afermentans subsp. lipophilum genomic DNA contains:
- a CDS encoding serine/threonine-protein kinase: MNTENREDLQQLVGDGYQLQWIIGHGGMSTVWLADDLANEREVAIKVLRPEYSSNAEFLARFRNEALSAQGINSDNVVATYDYREADTDAGSTVCYIIMEYIRGESLADLIAREGQLDEALALDVLEQAAHGLAVIHRMGLVHRDIKPGNLMLTQHGQVKITDFGIAKAAAAVPLTRTGMVVGTAQYVSPEQAQGMKVTAASDVYSLGVVGYELLSGKRPFTGDSSVSVALAHVSAEPPALPISVSAPARELIEIALRKDPGQRFRDGNEFQLAISQVRQGLRPAQPGGHTQVVATEPSATASTQMLASVAEERTSRPEGAYPPSAARAVASRRPPAPPAPSRAATPAPREHEPEKKSSKAGPIISVILLLALLAGGAAWAYTEGVFDRFTGGGTPTTPRPTMSATTPTPEEEKEEPVTETTTERERTTVTEPRNPGTLRFEESEADNAPAPAEPSAPSAEIEVPEQPSAATPTQQAGTPEGATSIGNQPEDTNSPAPAVELPNLDSLLGGGR; this comes from the coding sequence ATGAACACCGAAAACCGCGAGGACCTGCAACAGCTCGTCGGCGACGGCTACCAGCTGCAGTGGATCATCGGCCACGGCGGCATGTCCACCGTGTGGCTGGCAGACGACCTTGCCAACGAGCGCGAGGTGGCCATAAAGGTGCTGCGGCCTGAGTACAGCTCCAACGCGGAGTTCCTCGCCCGCTTCCGCAACGAGGCACTGTCCGCCCAGGGCATCAACTCCGACAACGTGGTGGCCACCTACGACTACCGCGAGGCAGACACCGACGCGGGCTCCACCGTCTGCTACATCATCATGGAGTACATCCGCGGCGAGTCGCTCGCGGACCTCATCGCCCGCGAGGGCCAGCTGGATGAGGCGCTAGCGCTCGACGTGCTCGAGCAGGCCGCCCACGGCCTGGCCGTGATCCACCGCATGGGGCTGGTGCACCGCGACATCAAGCCGGGCAACCTCATGCTCACCCAGCACGGGCAGGTCAAGATCACGGACTTCGGCATCGCCAAGGCCGCCGCGGCCGTGCCTCTGACCCGCACCGGCATGGTGGTGGGCACCGCCCAGTACGTCTCCCCCGAGCAGGCCCAGGGCATGAAGGTCACCGCGGCGTCCGACGTGTACTCGCTGGGCGTGGTGGGCTACGAGCTGCTCTCCGGCAAACGCCCCTTTACCGGCGATTCCTCCGTGTCCGTGGCGCTCGCGCACGTCTCCGCCGAGCCGCCCGCGCTGCCCATTTCGGTCTCTGCCCCCGCGCGCGAGCTCATCGAGATCGCGCTGCGCAAGGACCCCGGCCAGCGCTTCCGCGACGGCAACGAGTTCCAGCTGGCCATCTCCCAGGTCCGCCAGGGCCTGCGCCCCGCCCAGCCGGGCGGCCACACCCAGGTGGTTGCCACCGAGCCGTCCGCGACCGCATCCACCCAGATGCTGGCCAGCGTCGCCGAGGAGCGCACCTCCCGCCCGGAGGGCGCCTACCCGCCGTCCGCAGCAAGAGCCGTTGCTTCTCGACGTCCTCCGGCTCCCCCCGCCCCCTCCCGCGCCGCGACACCAGCGCCGCGCGAACACGAACCGGAGAAGAAGTCCTCCAAGGCAGGGCCGATCATCTCGGTAATCCTGCTGCTCGCGCTGTTGGCCGGCGGCGCGGCCTGGGCGTACACCGAGGGCGTGTTCGACCGCTTCACCGGCGGCGGCACCCCCACCACACCGCGGCCCACCATGAGCGCGACCACGCCGACGCCGGAGGAAGAGAAAGAAGAGCCGGTCACCGAGACCACCACGGAGCGCGAGCGCACCACGGTCACAGAGCCGCGCAACCCGGGCACCCTGCGCTTCGAGGAGTCCGAGGCCGACAACGCCCCGGCCCCTGCGGAGCCGTCCGCCCCGTCCGCCGAGATTGAGGTGCCGGAGCAGCCGTCCGCGGCGACTCCTACGCAGCAGGCTGGAACACCGGAAGGCGCGACGTCGATAGGCAATCAGCCCGAGGACACGAACTCACCGGCCCCTGCGGTAGAATTGCCCAACCTTGATAGCTTGCTCGGAGGTGGCAGGTAA
- a CDS encoding penicillin-binding transpeptidase domain-containing protein: protein MNKSIRYGAVVALLMIAALLVNFTVVQGLREDEYAQNQHNSRILMDLKRTNRGDIVAGETVLAQSHRDEETGFYQRAYPNMPFSFAPIVGFVSDQFGTSQMEATYNGDLTGDSGTASRFLRTGLEDGKKGDTVDLTLDPNLQAFSYDQLAKPGFDGAVVAVRASTGEVLSMASTPSFDPNGIANPATAEGAWAEATGNPANPLLNHAAQEQLPPGSIFKIVTTAAGLRNGFTPESPLTGEAQTILPGTDNIPLTNYGGQACAGGGQVPLRTAFALSCNTAFVQMGLAMGPDALRDAAARFGVGERYNLGLPNAAGSLGELPGGAEVAQSAIGQRDVTMTALQAAMMSATIANKGKRMEPHVVRQVRNADGKVLHETEPVELNEAVTEQEAATITDLMFASERWTFGYDGNGFASKTGTAEHAEGAAPHVWYVAFDPAKDVAVAVVVKNGGNLGEAATGGQVAGPIGRAVLRAAPAAPAPVEGAE, encoded by the coding sequence ATGAACAAGTCCATCCGCTACGGCGCCGTGGTCGCGCTGCTGATGATCGCGGCACTACTGGTCAACTTCACCGTGGTCCAGGGCCTGCGCGAAGACGAGTACGCACAGAACCAGCACAACTCCCGCATCCTCATGGACCTCAAGCGCACCAACCGCGGCGACATCGTCGCGGGCGAGACCGTGCTGGCCCAAAGCCACCGCGACGAGGAAACCGGCTTCTACCAGCGCGCCTACCCCAACATGCCGTTCTCGTTCGCGCCCATCGTCGGTTTTGTCTCCGACCAGTTCGGCACCTCCCAGATGGAGGCCACCTACAACGGCGATCTCACCGGCGACTCCGGCACCGCCTCGCGTTTCTTGCGCACCGGTCTCGAGGACGGCAAAAAGGGCGACACCGTCGACCTGACCCTGGACCCGAACCTGCAGGCCTTCTCGTACGACCAGCTGGCCAAACCGGGCTTTGATGGTGCGGTGGTGGCCGTGAGGGCGTCGACAGGCGAAGTGCTCTCCATGGCCTCGACCCCCAGCTTCGACCCCAACGGCATTGCCAACCCGGCGACCGCCGAGGGCGCCTGGGCCGAAGCCACCGGCAACCCCGCGAATCCGCTGCTAAACCACGCGGCGCAGGAGCAGCTGCCACCGGGCTCGATTTTCAAGATCGTCACCACCGCCGCGGGCCTGCGCAACGGCTTCACGCCGGAGTCGCCGCTGACCGGCGAGGCGCAGACGATCCTGCCGGGCACGGACAACATCCCGCTGACCAACTACGGCGGCCAGGCCTGCGCCGGTGGCGGACAGGTGCCGCTGCGCACCGCGTTCGCCCTGTCCTGCAACACCGCGTTCGTACAGATGGGCCTTGCTATGGGCCCGGATGCGCTGCGCGACGCCGCCGCCCGCTTCGGCGTCGGCGAGCGCTACAACCTGGGCCTGCCCAACGCCGCCGGCTCGCTGGGCGAGCTGCCCGGCGGGGCCGAGGTGGCGCAGTCCGCCATCGGCCAGCGCGACGTGACCATGACTGCGCTGCAGGCGGCGATGATGTCTGCGACCATCGCGAATAAGGGCAAGCGCATGGAACCGCACGTGGTGCGGCAGGTGCGCAACGCCGACGGCAAAGTCCTGCACGAAACCGAGCCGGTGGAGCTGAACGAGGCCGTAACGGAACAAGAAGCCGCAACGATCACGGACTTGATGTTCGCGTCCGAGCGGTGGACCTTCGGCTACGACGGCAACGGCTTCGCCTCTAAGACCGGCACGGCCGAGCACGCCGAAGGCGCCGCCCCGCACGTGTGGTACGTGGCGTTCGACCCGGCCAAGGACGTCGCCGTTGCCGTGGTGGTAAAAAACGGCGGCAACCTCGGCGAGGCCGCTACCGGCGGCCAAGTCGCCGGACCGATCGGACGCGCCGTGTTGCGCGCAGCACCCGCCGCCCCCGCACCCGTGGAAGGAGCAGAGTAG